The sequence aaatgaagccacattattcataacttcgggatataaagatccaacattatttcgtgggggaggatagtctaAAAGTCTATGGTTCAACTTCTAGGTAGAAGCTGTTccagtacacaaccgacatgtTGATTACACAATCCCAGGaagcaggtgagtctgttccgatttcgtttgttaattctaatactaatgagtacatccTAGATAATGGAGATTTTATCCagtacaatgtcggacagacacaagacgaacttaagaagaagacgtacaatcaaTTACAGAGACCCAGACACCAGTTTAatctgtggcggatgtggtgtctgaatgaactaatgataccattgtacttgttgaatgttcgatttcgaattctaaatacaatacattcgtttgtgcttatctagtacttcttgattcgactgcgttatttctgggattcttagttcgtactataattcaaataattcgaaacattatatTTACTCTTAATTTAGTTTATGTATAGAAAATCGAGGGTTTTCATAAAGTTATATGACCCTGGGTGTAAAGAAATTCCGAAAGCACACCCAGTAATGATTCCTCATTATTTAGATATTCGTGTGGAGCCGCTTCTGTTTTGTCTCCAAAAGGTCTGAATAATCAGAGGTTACGCGCTTTTTATGTTACGGACTTGGCAAGTCTTGTGCTCGCAACAAATTAAATAATCGTGGGTTACTTACCCCGTCAAACCAGAAGTTGGGAATGACTTTGGTTGAAGATAGACGATTTGTCGTGAAGAACATGGTCTGAGCGTGTGAATTGAGCTAGCTAGTTGCTGTGAGGGATGATTCGCTTCGCACGCCCCATGGTGATCTTGTGTGGATTCGTGACTGAGGACCTTCAAATACGGCGTGTCCAGTAAAAtcaatgtggtcagcatcaatTCCGAAGACACAGAGCTATTTATTAGATATTAGATTGCAGTTAAATCTATTAAAAGGCatttcagaatcttcaataaccTGAGACACAGACAACTAACATCCTAAATGAAAATATGCTCAAACTGCATCCTCACTGCTCGGTCTACGACTAATAACTGCAGAGACTTTGGACACCAATCAAAGCTGCATTGGTGATGCGGCTAAAGTAAATGCAAAGATTCAATATATACGAATACAAATCAACACAATCACCTCACAATCATTCCTGATACTCCACATAAACATACTCACAGCCTCACTTCAAATTCCACAATACTGTTAAGCTCACTCTCTTCAACGGAGACGCAAAACTCGCAGACAAGGTACAAAGACGAGTGTCTGACTGGTTGGTGAAGTTGTCGAATGAATCCCACAGAGACAGATTCAGACACTTTGGATTATTCTTGCAGAGTTATAATGGAACAACTTGTGATGTGATAATGGCATTCAACCTACTATGTTCCCCAAGGTACTCAAAAGCGAATACCCTACCAGAACATCACCACCACGTCCCTCCAGTCAATCCCGACAAATTGCTCATCAAAAGGCAAAAGCTCAGACACTCTCTCGCCCCTTCTCATTCAGAGTTGTTATCATTCGGAATGCTCTTCCAGTCGAAGTGTCCCGAGACTCCTCATAGAGTGGCTTCGAGAGGAGATTTTATAAATGTCAACTAACCCATGGATTACAATCTCGTGCTTCGATAAGCTGTGCCTAGTACATGTCTCGTGAATTACTGTTATATCctgacgagaattatgaatggtaacttttgagaactgTTTATGGACCAACACCATATatagctaaactatgcatatgcACGTTCCTCTTAttgtgagctttattttgacccctagactattattatacgatttaccgtccTTGAGTTCTGTcaagtctattaattactgtctcccacactcacagtcacttttggttATATCTtcgtacaaatgttgttttctattttgtggtgtgATGCGgcctgtttggtttgtatataaacccagtatgcttgaaatacgTGATCCATATttcggaggctgagattggtgttctgcaCTTAACAGGTAGCGCTAGGCAGGAAGGAGGACCGATAAGAACCCTAGActactcgtacgggttttatgcgtcattggtccggttgataattcactgttctggaattggtggtatcattacattatatgTTGGTAGAGGAACAggaccacaagttataacacttacCTACggtcatcatcaccatcacaCGTCATTAACTTACTCCTATCTCGCCTATTCTTATCTCCGTTTCCCCTCTCATTCGGTTATTCCATACTGTCTGTATTACTAATCGGTTAACTGTTTAATTAGTCCTTGCAACAATCGTCCTCTCTCGGAATTCCAATTtcacttttttgtttttacatcGAAACTGACAAACTAACCTCTTATTTTTTAATGTGATAGTTTTTGATATCCAGAAACCCTATTGCTCAAAGAAGAACACACTCACTCAGATTACACAATATACAAACCTATGAATATCTTGTGAACTAACTAGAATTAATGCAGTCGATTGATTGGAGTACCACTTACTGGATATTACCAAATACGTGGAACCGTAATGAAACAACAAGAAGGGCCCTCAAAAAATTATTTGGTTTATACGAGTCCGCCAAAAGATTATTCTATATGTTGAATATTGAACCCCGTCACAAAGATATTGTCTATTGGTATAGGCGCTATTTATGCCTTAAATGCAACTAACGGTAAAGCCTCTTACGCGTGCCGAGAAAGTAGTCCAGGTATGTTCTCATCCGTTCCTTAGACTTACTCTACGAAGGTGGATGATGATGCATACGTTTCAGATCTATTGGCTGCAGTGAAGTGTGCCTTTGATATTGATCCTGAGTATCAGCGCTTAGTCTTTAAAGGATGTCCTTTATTAGGTAGTTAACTAATAGTATCTATGTGACGTCCCAGACAAAGACAAGCCTCTactaaattatgaaatcagggATGGAGACAGACTTACCTTACTAACAAAAAGTGCACCACAACGAAGTGACTTTGAGTCTCTTTTGCGCAAGTATTTGGCTGAGAAACTTCCTGAAGTTAATCCGGATTTTGTGGTCCCGAAATTTCTTCAGGTAAGTTGATTAACCCAAGTGCTTCTCATGATATTAAAGTGTGTATCTGTCAAACCACAAGTACCAATGACATTGATCATTAACATTTGTCTCTTGTTTGTCATATATGTAAtgtagacatatatatatattatatatatggtCTCAAATATTCTCGCTTCAAATCTTTCTCGAACTCAGACATTCCCTTAATCAACTCAGTTCTTGACTTCACAAAGACATCGTGACTGCGAACTAGTTCTTTGGAATGCAGCGCTGCGTTCATTCTATGGGTGAAGTACTTCTGTGTAATAGATAATCTCCATTATCTATATTAATCAAAGCCGTgtgaattgtttattaatcGGTCGATACTTCATGATTGGTACAcagtaatcttgaggaaacgtTTCGATACGGATGTTTTTAAGTATTAAGTTTGTATTTCTGTGCGGCAAAGCCCCAAGTAGTATATAtagaagaaatttcattggaCGTAATCTTAGTTATAGTGTAAAGTCAACACATTACTTCGTCTTATCATTGTAAAAGTCCACAAACCTGACATACTGAAAGTACGATTTTTCAGTAGTGTCGTCCCACTAGCTGTACATAACGTAAAGTTCGGTACATATGCATCTTTTCAAGTTAACATACCACGCAGCACAAGAAAATGTCAGTTGTATAAGTTGTAACAGCATTAGTGGGTTGGTACTAATTTATGAGTGAACCAATAAGATCTAAGATAGAAAGTCCTGGATATTTGGCTCGAAATCTATCCATCTATTTGGTTAGATAGCATTTTAACACTATAGTTGATGACAACCCCAACATTAATTACTAATCTTAACTTTAACTGTAGATTCTGATATATAACTCTCTTTTGACCCTTGTAAGTGGTTTTTCACCAAGGTCACTGGCATTGtccaaagatcgtccataaattatagtctctcagGTATGTTATCCAGTTCCCATCCACTGATTGCAGTTTTCATACGGACCCCAACCGGATAGTCTGTCTACCAAACATAACTCAGACCAACAGTCACAGACTAATGCTGTTGTGGTTTGGCCTCTCTTAGTTTCCTAAACTACTCCGACACCAACCTTCATTGCACTTCAAGTTAGGAAATATTTGGGTATATATCCGGGAATTCGGAGATTTACAACCAAACCTATCAATTTCCCACTCTAATCACTATCACTAGCGACGAAAAATGTAATTAAATGACGTGAATAAGTCTCCCCAGTCAGTATAAACATTAAGTGAGCCACTTGGCATTCAAACTCAACTCCTCCCAGGTTATGTATGCCTTAATAATTACTACGTCATCAACAGTGGTTAATGTTGATTTCTACGGATGGTACTTTTAGGATGACTTGGTGTCACGTAAAAATTGTGAGCAAAATACTTAAGAACCGTCTATTAGACTAACTTATTTTCATGTGAGATTATACACGTAAATTCAACTTTCTTTTCTATTTCAAATTTCACAAGTTTATTAGTATATACTGGCCTCACTCAAGCGATTTCATTTTGTGCTTTTTTGTAGGCATTGTCTGCCAGATTAAATTCCATGAGTCTCAGTGACATCGAAAATTTGGCAAGTGTGTGGCCTCCATCTGGATAAAGTAGAGTTCAGAAAGTGTTGACATCATATGTCCATAGATTTTCTGTTTCCAGCTAGCCCTGAATCTTGTACAATGAACATCAATCTCTCATATAAATAAGCGATGTATGTATAAATTCAAAGTTATCGTGTATGTAATGTTTCCGCAAAATATATGCTTGGGGTTATAATTACTGTTACGATATATCGCTGGTTGTGGCATCACCCCAACTGGTCGATCCATGTATTTGTACCAAGTTCTGATTTGTTAAGGAATAAACTAGCCAGTATTAGTTAGTTTCTGTCTAGTCTTTATTTGCTGCAACAGAAATAGCGATTTGTAGCCTATATTTCAGTTGAAGCAACTTGAAACGTTACGTTGTATTTTCTTCTATTGTTCGTAAATGCTTTGAGAAAAGTTTTGGGCGTGTAATTATAATGTGGTACTCAATATTAGCAAGTCTTAAACAGAGTCTGTATAACGCCATTTTTGAGAGATGGCTAACATCACTAATCCTCACAATGATAGGAATTTACAGCCCTCTGCTCAACTCCGTATGTTTATCGTTCACTTTTTAGCTTATAGAAACTTGAGACCATAACTTGTTTTCTGAACCCAGATGTTTGTAAAGTTTTCTGA comes from Schistosoma haematobium chromosome 3, whole genome shotgun sequence and encodes:
- the UBL4A gene encoding Ubiquitin-like protein 4A codes for the protein MQLTVKPLTRAEKVVQVDDDAYVSDLLAAVKCAFDIDPEYQRLVFKGCPLLDKDKPLLNYEIRDGDRLTLLTKSAPQRSDFESLLRKYLAEKLPEVNPDFVVPKFLQALSARLNSMSLSDIENLASVWPPSG